The DNA sequence GCTTTTGCACTGTGAATCCATGATAAAATCTAAAACTCTATAGAACAGAACTAGAACTAAGGGTGGCAAAATGTGACCcaacccgccaacccgacccgtgttcgacccgctgTAAACATGTTTGGGTTTAGCTTAAACAGGTTCGGATTGTAAATAgattgacccgtttaacctgtttattaattgggtcggatacgaaTTTTAGATATCTGACCCATTTAACCCGTTTAGGTTGTAATTTAATCTGCTGCCGTCCATCTCGATCATCAGACGGTTTATAATCCTCACAAACTCTATCTCTTTTATATTCCCCTAAATCCCTAATCTACACTTCTTCAGTTCTTCTCCCATCTCTCGTCGGCCACCGGAGCTCTCAGAGACGTACGCGTGCACGCCCTCGACGGAGCGCGACCGCAGGACCCTGTTCTCCGGCAACCCCAAGACCAACTCCATCGCCTTCACCAACTGCCGGTTGGTCATCATCCGACGgaacgctctctctctctctcatctagATAAGGCGGTGGAGCGTCCGATCGGGAAGGCGAGGGGGCGTTGGATCCGAGCGGTGGAGCGGCAGAAGCGGCGGCGCTTGACGGAGGCAGCGGTGCTCAGCAGTGGCGGCTCGGTGCGGCGCTGCAACGGCGGCATAGCGGCGGTCGCGGCAGATCTCGAGGCGGTGGTTCGACCGATGAAGCTCCGGCGGCGACGCGGCAAGGCGGGGGCCGTGGGCGGTGTGGGGTGGCGGCTCGGGTGCAGCCGTGGCGAGGGAGGCCgatcggggaagaagatgagctagggtatttttttttcttctttaccctcccgcctctctctctctctctctctctctctctctctctctctctctctcgtctctTCGATGAGCTTGGGTGGGGGCCGTGGTGAGGACGATCGGTGGTTGGGGGAAATGGGGTGCTTTCTGTGTGCCGGAGAGCCGAGCAAGAAGGGCAAGGAGAAGGATCAGATCTCGGAGAAATGGGGTGCTTTCCGTGCGCCGGAGAGCCGAGCAAGAAGAGCAAGGAGAAGGATCAGATCCCGCCGATCTTAGGTGCTTGAATTTCGTAGCAAATTTGTGCATTTTTTTGGAATGTTTTGCttcatttttttggtttttaagtCGATCGAATCAGCTTGGTATGAGGTATTCTTCCATTTTTGTCTTCTGGGACATGGATTTTGGGTCGGATGGATTTAAGACTCTTCCCCTCTCATTCCCTCCGCCCCCACCCTTTCCTTTTCTTAAACGGgtcttaaacgggtcgggtcaggtcacctgtttattaaacaggtcgggttcaggttgtaattcctgacctgtttaataaacaggttgggttCAAGTTTATAATTTTCTGACCCGACTGGTTTATGCCtgatccgacccgattgccacccttaACTAGAACTGTGCCCACAACCAGGCAGATCAGATGACATCTGCCTCTAGCTTAAAATTTGGCCGCCACTCCTTTTCCATCGCCCAATCCTAGTCCTTCGGGGTCTCGAAATGGCGTGCAAGGAAAGGTTTTAGCTTGAAATCAGTCTTAACTTTAATTCTTTGATAATTAAATTAATAGGAGACCCCTTACCAAGCAGAGAAAGTGACCGCCGTTCTTAAGCTCTGTCCACCTTCTTGTTGGAGAAACTGACGATCTCCTCCCCTGTTACTTTTTGAGTTCCTCTTTGTTACCAATGTTGCTCTTGAAGGACCTCAGACCATCCATTCCCCAAGTTCTCTGAGGGGTTGCCGCGCTCATCACAATCATTGTAAATCATTAATCCAAATAACCTCCATAGCACCAAATTTTGTTTAGGTTGTATTTGGATATTCAGATAAGTTATCTTTTACATTTAAGTGGAACTGTGATGGAAAGGCTGTAAGCTATAGGATAGAAGAGTTTCCTAACTTTAAAATTCGTGGAATAAGCAATCTCTAAGAATCAGGATGCTAAATTACTTTTTCAATAAAATTCAATAAAAGTTCAAAGCTATGATGATTAATCGGGTGTCTTCTCTCCATGCAACCTTCTCTTCCCTAAGAATCATTTTAATTGTGTTGCCTATCTCGGCATGTAAGTAATTCCTTGGGACTTGTTTAGATGGTGGAATCTACAATATATGGATCATTTGTGCAGTGcttactttatttttcttctctatTACATGGTGGCAGACAAGAGTAAGTTGCAGGTTTACGGAGTTTGAGGATTTCTCGATTCTTATTTTTTAGGGATAGATAGATTTAACTACACTAGAAAATCTCATTGGATCCATAAGATCTTCTATCATCCAAACACACCCATAACATGTAACATCTCTTATTTAGAAAAAAGAATGAGCAAGGCGTCAGCTTGATTAATTCATCTCAAGCATGTGCAAGCCAGTGCATTGTTTAAGCATGACTTACTgaaatcattttcttttttatgtaaatcaataataataataataataacaacaacaacaacaagaacaacaacaacaaattcaTGATGACTAATATGCATAAAtataataacttcttttgttgcCGATAAGAATATCTCTAGTTTTCAATcctttcaaaactttattattgtTCATCTAGCGGATCAAATACACACGTTGCATATCTTATATGACTGCTTCGAATATcttgttgaccacacttttctcctcttttttttttttttttttccacaaaTCAGATGAGTACGGGCAGTTTCACACGAGTCTTGGAACGAGAGAATAACAACATTATCAAATCTTCTACTTCTACACACTTAAGATCTTAGTCCTTTTACTATTTCAAGCTTTGACCTTCCAAAAAGTACCAAATTGACTTTTGGCTGGGGCAATCAATAATTAATTCGGACAATTTATAACCTTTATCCATGTGAACCAAAAATGCCATGGCTGATTGATAAATACTTCCTAGTACTCTCTAGCTCCCCTGTttaacacacacacacgcacacacatgGCGGTCATAGATCACTTCAGGCAATTCATAGCCCTTTTTTTTCTGTATAAATTTATAATCTTTGTTTCTAACTACCTAAGGTGGACAAAAAGCACCATGGCTAATTAATATCCATgtaaaatcataaaaaatatttcctTGAATTGCTCTAATTTCCCTATTTAACACATAAAAAATACAGTTCCATAACTATTATTTTAAACATTAACAAATAATAATCATTTGGACATCCCACTCCCAGTATAAATTCTTTGCAATTCCGGTTTTAGAAAATTTCCACCATCAACGGATCcacataaaataataatatttgatGGTTGATTTTcaaggaacataattttttattttttatttttttgcaattCCGGTTTTAGAAAATTTCCACCATCAATGGTTCcacataaaataataatatttgatGGTTGATATTAAATGAACATAAaagaattatctttttttttttgaaccgaCCGAAGCTGCCATTATTTCAGGTTGCAGGAAATTCCTATAACTGGTCTGTAGAAGATCCGTTACGCGTGATCTCTCTtcccagaagaaaaaaaaaaaaaaaaccgaagGGAGAGAGGAAACCGTCTTCTTCTTCTAAGGAGAGAAAAAGATAGAGACGGACGGGTAGAGACAGAGAAAGGAAGTCCGTGCGACGGAGATGGATCGCAAACCCTAAGCCTAAGCCTAACCTATAATCACTCGGATGGCGTCGTCGCGGGTGATGGCGTCGTCCTCGTCGGCGAATTCAGATTTCGCGCGTCagtcctccctcttctccccggCGGTCACGGACCTCCAGAGCTCCGCTGCTGGCGACCCCATCAAGACCCTCCGATCCATGAGCATGGAGGACCTCCTCCGCAACATCTACCCGGAGAATGCCGCGCCCTTCGCCGGCGAGGACGGTGCCGCCGGCGAGGAGGCGCCGGCGTCGGCATCGCGGGAGGGGAATTTCCCGCAGCCGAAGGAGATCGCGAGCAGGACGGTGGACGAGGTCTGGAGGGAGATCGCCGCCGGCCGGAAGGGCGATGGCGGGAAAGGATCGGACGGGGAGATGACCCTGGAGGACTTCCTCGCGAGGGCCGGGGCGGTTAGGGAGGAGGAAGTTAGGGTTCCATCGGGCTCCGGGCAAGGGAATTTCGGGTTGGATTCAGTGTTGGGCGGTGATTTCGGCCAGCAGCAGCAGCTGCCGCTGGAGAATCCGGTTTTAGGGTTTGGGAATGGAGTGGAAGGCGGCGGCGGAAGAGGAGGGAGGCGAAGGAAGAGGCTCATGTTGGATCCGGTGGACAGGGTGGTGCTTCAGAGGCAGAAGAGGATGATCAAGAACAGGGAGTCGGCTGCTAGATCGAGGGAGAGGAAACAggtcccctttctttctttctttgtttgtttctttttttaaaaaaaatcattcctTCCCTTTGAATCGATGAATAATTTAATCCTCCATGGTATACAAGTGTTAAATTTGTGTATATTTATGTGTTTTTAGGCTTAGACAACGAATTATTTGGCCTTTGGCGgtgtaaaaaaattttaaatttgtgtATGTTTATGTTTTCTTCTAGGCTTACACCGTAGAACTTGAATCTTTAGTGACACAGCTGGAGGAGGAAAATGCTCGGCTACTGAAATATCAGGTACTGCTGCATGTTCTTTCTAAAATCTAAATAGATGTCATATAGTCGAAGCAAGCTTGTTGCTAAAGAGTGTGATTTTGTTGCATGGAGAAAGATGAattttcttgtctttcttcaatACATTTTTGATTTCTCTGAAGGACATAAAGATTTTGGGGAACTGAGAGGTCAACATCCCCAAATTTTGTAGAAGGGCTGGTTTAATAACAAACAAAATTGTACCTCATGATCCTATAGATTGTTCTTATGCAAGAACATGGAGTTTCTGAAACACCACTTTAATACTATAATATTCTGCCCAGAAATATGATTAAGGAACCTGGATGTGTTCAGCAAATTTTGATGGTTAATGTTGTTGGACTTATTAGTCGTCAGTTTTCTTCTGACTTGGGGTCTGGTTGAATTGGGAATTGCAGGAGGAGCAGCACAAAGAGAGGCTTCAGCAGGTATGGATGTACATGAGTCTGTTGGTTGTAAATGAATTTATATAACAGAAAATATTTGCCTTTGTATATTTACTGCATCGAAAATGAGTTAATCTATGCAGCTTTCATTTTGAAGTTTTTTTGTAGGTCTTTTCACATTTTGTTATGAATGTTTTATTTATATTCCCTAACTAAATCTGATTTTGTTATGACTAGTCTGTTTGCATGGTTTAGAAGTCTGCCAAAGTTAGCAATTTAGAACAGTTGGATGCCCTTTCAGAAAGATAGATTACAATTATGGATTTTTGGTTGCACAGGAAGTGCAACGCtctcaaaaaattaaaagcatATGAAGAATGCTATGAGGCCCAACTCCATGGCCAAGAATTTTCTTGTACCACTAGCTTGCCACGTGCCATGACCGAAAGACCACCCCTTGTAAACTGTGCTGACAGCCAACCATTTGAATCGTACTAATCCCACTATGCCACATGGCATGACACTGGTGCAAGgattttttttagcaatattTAGCATTCAAACTGCATTTTTTCCAATCTGAACAGGTCTTTTATTGTATATTTTCCGAAACAGACATTTCACTGCGTATTAACTACATTGTGGATCTAATACTATTTTTCCTCCTAACATTAGGCACGCAAGTTAGATGGATGCTAGTAAGTAATCAACAATGGCTTTGTCCAAGTGCCAAGCACTTGGGAAAAATTGTTTATTTGTTTTGTCTCTATGAACAATCTTAACACGCGTGCCTAGATTTACGGGTTCATCCCATTTCTGTCATCCTTCTAAAACATGGGTGAATAACTATGATGGTTTTAAAAAGTTATAAGTGCTGGACAAGTGGCCCTATTCTGGTATTAGGTAGGTGCCTAATTGCCCATTAGGATTTCAAGGTGAGTGGCTAAGCAAATCAGGATTTCAAGGCGAGCAGCTAAGCAAGTCAGGAATTATTTATGTCCTCTCCTTCCTTTCATTCCTCTTCATTTTCCATTTATTCTTCTCTCCAATGTTAGGACAAAAACTAGTCCATACTAGGAAGCAAGTTCAATGTCAATTTCCCACTTATaatgcatgttttttttttgcctatTCTACATTTTTCCTTGCTTAATACCCCGTCTATATGAATGTTGTTGCCTATTGTTGAATGTCCAAGAAATTTGTGTGATGGTTGGCCACCCAAAGTTCTCTTTAATGATGGATAGATGATGATTACAATGGATTAGATAGGTTACTAGTAGTGGATTCCAAATAATTAAAGAGCTTTGCACAACGAAAGAGTTCCTTTATACAAGCTCAAAACTTTTTCCAAGATGTCCTTTTGTGCCATAGACCAATGTTTTTCAATGCAAACATGCTACTTACCCTAATTGGATATCATGTTGCACAATTTAAGCTAGTCCTTGCTCTTCAAAATTCATCAAACATGAAATCATAGTCCGATGCTAATTTGTCATGCAAAAACCATCTAAAAGGTGTTCTATTTTCTCATGCATATAATATCAAGTGGGATGTGCCATGTTAGGTCAACATCCTAGACAAAGGTCTAGGCTAGGTAAAGTTGCCTAGTAGAGGCTCGAGACCAATATATCAAGATAACAATTTATTAAACGAGAAAATGAAAAATTGGGGCTGGGGATGTCTAATACtcatattttttgaaatttcaagTTCTAATAATTTTAGACACCGGGGCATGCATTATATGGAAAGACACTTGGAGGCACTCTAAAAATGAATTATCGTGCTCGTAGGTGTGCAAACAAGCTGAGCTTAATGAGCTATGCCTAGCTCAAGCTTGCTTGCATTTTCTAGTCAAGTCGAGCTCAATTAATTTTGAGACGAAATTGAGTTGTTCACAAACAACTTATTTAAGAAACTTGGTGAAAGCCTAAGGTATCTTAAGATTTCATACGTACATACGTTGAGCTATTTATGATGGTCATACCTTAATCTCATAATtaaaatcttttttattttgtaaaaaaaaatattttcaagaataaatacaAAAGTAACCTCTATACATAAAGATTaagtaaaataatatatataaattattaatttgtTTATATTTCAATCTTAATCAAACTGGGCTTGTGCAAGCCAAGTCTAGCCTAGCCAATTCAAAAATTGAGCAAGTGAAACTCGAGTTGAATTTCAAGGTAAACATGCGCTACTCACGAACAGCTCGCTTGTTTGACAATCCTACTTGCTTATATAGGTAGAAGCTATGTTACATGGGTTTGTGTACGGTTGTGTACGGATGCAAAGAATAGGTACGTATAATCTGGACATGCTGGACATCACCTAATTCTATAGGGCCTAGTTTTGCTTTGTGCAACTTTTAAGTTTTAGTATGTACTTAATGCAAACTTGTGCCTTGTTATATCTATGCatacttatttttttaaagaaaaacaataaaaaagttaatgcaaacctATTCTTGTTCTTTGACATAGGCCATGGACTGAATCAAAATAGGGGAAGTAGAACAAAAATTTTTGGTCAATAGGCTCTTAATGCAAAGCGACAGCATGTAAACTTGAGACTGAGTTAATTTGATCATCAGAATATCAAATAAGCTTCTTGACTGAGGATCACATTCATCAATCAAACACTCTTGTATGAACCATATACCATGCACGTAGTAGCAGCCTGATTAAAACCATATCTCTAAATCCTTTTCACTTGTTGTTTCGATGTTGCACCTATCATGGCATTCGTTCCCTATTTCCCAATATTGCAGTTCTTTCTATGCATTGGCATCCTCCTTCCATTGTAACCTCATCCACCCAATGCATTAAACCTCTAGCTAGGTAGCCTGCCTTATCCCAGATAGATAATTGGCACCTCCTTCCTCTGATTGTCTCGCTCTAGTTTGCCCCATTCATCCGTCCCCTTCTCTCACCTGCCCCATTTTTGCTTCCCAGATTCCCAAAGCGCTTATCATGACATTCACCACTTATTCCCCTATATTGCAGTTTTATCCATCCATTGGCATCCTCCTTCTACTGCCACCTCATCCACCTAATGCACGAAACCTCTTGCTAGGTAGCTTGCCTTATCCCAGATAGATAACTGAAACCCCTTTCCTCTAATGATCACTTTCTGGTTTGCTCCCATTCATCCACCCTTCTCTCACCTTTCCCATTTTTGCTTCCCAGACTCTTAGAGTGCTGTGTTGGACTTAAGATCCTGTACTTGTGTCTTGTTTTGTACATGGGTATACTATGGTAAAGAACAGAGCTTGTGGTATTGAAGGCTAGAAATGTCGATACAATGGTATGGTTTTTCAAAGTATCCATCTAAAAGCACCTCATTGCAATCAATCAAAattcttaattattttgttgTTAAACAATATCAGCTTAAAGTTTCCAGATTCGTTTATTAAAGTGTCTTTCGTGGCTTTGTTTTCTTCTATTATTGGCATGGTTGTGTTTTCTAATAATAAAGTGCCATTGGCCAGTCAATTTACTCGTCATTAGCATATTTTGACatgtttaaatatttttattttatattgtgTTGTAAAGAAGTGTCCCTTTTTTAAGGTTTTTGGAGGATGAAGTAATGTTCACCTGGTGACACATGCCAAGTTTTGTTGTGTTGGGCAAGCAAACAAAGTGATCAAAGGGTAGAATAGAATGGGGGCAATGGTATTGTTGACTAAGGATTTTCTTGTTACAATATAGTGGAGGACTATGGAAGAGGTAAAGGGGTATTGAGAAATGATAGATCTTATTtggaaatatttatatattttcaggATTTTTACTTTATAA is a window from the Phoenix dactylifera cultivar Barhee BC4 unplaced genomic scaffold, palm_55x_up_171113_PBpolish2nd_filt_p 000046F, whole genome shotgun sequence genome containing:
- the LOC103710095 gene encoding bZIP transcription factor 12-like isoform X2, producing the protein MASSRVMASSSSANSDFARQSSLFSPAVTDLQSSAAGDPIKTLRSMSMEDLLRNIYPENAAPFAGEDGAAGEEAPASASREGNFPQPKEIASRTVDEVWREIAAGRKGDGGKGSDGEMTLEDFLARAGAVREEEVRVPSGSGQGNFGLDSVLGGDFGQQQQLPLENPVLGFGNGVEGGGGRGGRRRKRLMLDPVDRVVLQRQKRMIKNRESAARSRERKQAYTVELESLVTQLEEENARLLKYQEEQHKERLQQASQVPQQVSPLIWNSLGPEQNTSFQD
- the LOC103710095 gene encoding bZIP transcription factor 12-like isoform X1, whose translation is MASSRVMASSSSANSDFARQSSLFSPAVTDLQSSAAGDPIKTLRSMSMEDLLRNIYPENAAPFAGEDGAAGEEAPASASREGNFPQPKEIASRTVDEVWREIAAGRKGDGGKGSDGEMTLEDFLARAGAVREEEVRVPSGSGQGNFGLDSVLGGDFGQQQQLPLENPVLGFGNGVEGGGGRGGRRRKRLMLDPVDRVVLQRQKRMIKNRESAARSRERKQAYTVELESLVTQLEEENARLLKYQEEQHKERLQQLMENVIPVTENKKPKLSLRRTCSMHW